One window of the Zea mays cultivar B73 chromosome 3, Zm-B73-REFERENCE-NAM-5.0, whole genome shotgun sequence genome contains the following:
- the lox2 gene encoding lipoxygenase yields the protein MFGNIGKIPIIGDLTGSNKNAHLKGNLVLMRKTVLGFDVTSIAGSLMDGLGEFLGRGVTCQLVSSTVVDPNNGNRGKVGQEASLEQWLLHPPPLLAGEDQFRVTFDWEVEKHGVPGAIIVKNNHASEFFLKTITIDDVPGHGPIVFVANSWVYPQYKYRYNRVFFSNDTYLPSQMPAALKPYRDDELRNLRGDDQQGPYQEHDRVYRYDVYNDLGNPDAKNPRPVLGGSKHHPYPRRGRTGRKPTQTDPNSESRLTLTDGDVYVPRDERFGHIKNSDFYGYTIKAFVDGLVPILEGYLLGIEFNSFKDILQLYEGGIKLPDIPALEEFRKQFPLQMVKDLMPAGGDYVLKLPMPKIIKEDKKAWMSDEEFARETLAGVNPLIIRRLTEFPPKSTLDPSKYGDQTSTITEAHIAGSLEGLTVQQALDSNRLYILDHHDHYMPFLIEVNSLNDNFIYATRTLLFLRGDGTLAPVAIEMSLPELRDGITAAKSTVYTPAPPTAGAEAWVWRLAKAYVNVNDYCWHQGISHWLNTHAVMEPFVIATNRQLSVTHPVHRLLLPHYRDTMNINALARQKLINAGGIFEMTVFPRKYAIEISSKVYGSWNFTEQALPDDLIKRGMAVPDPSSPYKVRLLIEDYPYASDGLAVWHAIEQWVTEYLAIYYPNDGVLQADVELQAWWKEAREVGHADLKDEHWWPKMQTVPELVKACTTIIWIASALHAAVNFGQYPYCGYHPNRPSVSRRPMPVPGSDAYKELEKNPEKFFVRSITAQFQAVVGISLLEILSSHSSDEVYLGQRDTKEWTSDAKAQEAFKRFGARLTEIEKRVEAMNKDPRFKNRYSAAQFPYTLLFPNTSDKGDNTGVTAKGIPNSISI from the exons ATGTTCGGAAACATCGGAAAGATCCCGATCATCGGCGACCTGACGGGCAGCAACAAGAATGCGCACCTCAAGGGCAACCTGGTGCTCATGCGCAAGACCGTGCTCGGCTTCGACGTCACCAGCATCGCCGGCTCCCTCATGGACGGCCTCGGCGAGTTCCTCGGCCGCGGCGTCACCTGCCAACTCGTCAGCTCCACCGTCGTCGACCCCA ACAACGGGAACCGCGGGAAGGTGGGTCAGGAGGCGAGCCTGGAGCAGTGGCTGCTGCACCCGCCGCCGCTTCTGGCCGGCGAGGACCAGTTCCGCGTCACCTTCGACTGGGAGGTGGAGAAGCACGGCGTCCCGGGCGCCATCATCGTGAAGAACAACCACGCCTCCGAGTTCTTCCTCAAGACCATCACCATCGACGACGTCCCCGGCCACGGCCCCATCGTCTTCGTCGCCAACTCATGGGTGTACCCGCAGTACAAGTACCGCTACAACCGCGTCTTCTTCTCCAACGAC ACGTACCTCCCCAGCCAGATGCCGGCGGCGCTGAAGCCTTACCGCGACGACGAGCTCCGCAACCTGAGGGGCGACGACCAGCAGGGCCCGTACCAGGAGCACGACCGCGTCTACCGCTACGACGTCTACAACGACCTCGGCAACCCCGACGCCAAAAACCCGCGCCCCGTCCTCGGCGGCTCCAAGCACCACCCCTACCCGCGCCGCGGCCGCACGGGCCGGAAGCCGACGCAGACAGACCCCAACAGCGAGAGCAGGCTGACGCTGACCGACGGCGACGTCTACGTGCCGCGCGACGAGCGCTTCGGCCACATCAAGAACTCCGACTTCTACGGCTACACCATCAAGGCGTTCGTCGACGGCCTGGTGCCCATCCTGGAAGGCTACCTCCTCGGCATCGAGTTCAACTCCTTCAAGGACATCCTGCAGCTGTACGAGGGCGGTATCAAGCTGCCCGACATCCCCGCCCTCGAGGAGTTCCGCAAGCAGTTCCCGCTACAGATGGTCAAGGACCTCATGCCCGCCGGCGGCGACTACGTCCTCAAGCTCCCCATGCCCAAAATCATCAAAG AGGACAAGAAAGCTTGGATGAGTGACGAGGAGTTCGCAAGGGAGACCCTCGCCGGCGTGAACCCCTTGATCATCAGGCGTCTCACG GAGTTCCCTCCGAAAAGCACCCTTGATCCGAGCAAGTACGGCGACCAGACGAGCACCATCACGGAGGCGCACATCGCGGGGAGCCTGGAGGGCCTCACCGTGCAGCAGGCGCTGGACAGCAACCGGCTCTACATCCTGGACCACCACGACCACTACATGCCGTTCCTGATCGAGGTCAACAGCCTGAACGACAACTTCATCTACGCCACCAGGACGCTCCTGTTCCTGCGCGGCGACGGCACGCTCGCGCCGGTGGCCATCGAGatgagcctccccgagctccgggaCGGCATCACGGCCGCGAAGAGCACGGTGTACACGCCGGCGCCGCCGACGGCCGGCGCGGAGGCGTGGGTGTGGCGCCTGGCCAAGGCCTACGTGAACGTGAACGACTACTGCTGGCACCAGGGCATCAGCCACTGGCTCAACACGCACGCGGTGATGGAGCCGTTCGTGATCGCCACCAACCGGCAGCTCAGCGTGACGCACCCCGTGCACAGGCTGCTGCTGCCGCACTACCGCGACACCATGAACATCAACGCCCTCGCGCGCCAGAAGCTCATCAACGCCGGCGGCATCTTCGAGATGACCGTCTTCCCGCGCAAGTACGCCATCGAGATCTCCTCCAAAGTCTACGGCAGCTGGAACTTCACCGAGCAGGCCCTCCCCGACGACCTCATCAAGCG AGGCATGGCCGTTCCAGATCCGTCGAGCCCCTACAAGGTGCGGCTGCTGATCGAGGACTACCCGTACGCCTCGGACGGGCTGGCCGTGTGGCACGCCATCGAGCAGTGGGTGACGGAGTACCTGGCCATCTACTACCCCAACGACGGCGTGCTGCAGGCCGACGTGGAGCTGCAGGCGTGGTGGAAGGAGGCGCGCGAGGTCGGGCACGCCGACCTCAAGGACGAGCACTGGTGGCCCAAGATGCAGACGGTGCCGGAGCTCGTGAAGGCCTGCACCACCATCATCTGGATCGCGTCGGCGCTACACGCTGCCGTCAACTTCGGGCAGTACCCGTACTGCGGGTACCACCCGAACCGGCCGTCCGTGAGCCGGCGGCCCATGCCGGTGCCGGGCTCCGACGCGTACAAGGAGCTGGAGAAGAACCCGGAGAAGTTCTTCGTGCGCTCCATCACCGCCCAATTCCAGGCCGTCGTCGGCATCTCGCTGCTGGAGATCCTGTCCAGCCACTCCTCCGACGAGGTGTACCTCGGCCAGCGCGACACCAAGGAGTGGACGTCGGACGCCAAGGCGCAGGAGGCGTTCAAGCGGTTCGGCGCGCGGCTGACCGAGATCGAGAAACGCGTGGAGGCCATGAACAAGGACCCGCGCTTCAAGAACCGCTACAGCGCGGCCCAGTTCCCCTACACCCTGCTCTTCCCCAACACCTCCGACAAGGGCGATAACACCGGCGTCACCGCCAAGGGCATCCCCAACAGCATTTCCATCTGA